A genomic region of Haliotis asinina isolate JCU_RB_2024 chromosome 1, JCU_Hal_asi_v2, whole genome shotgun sequence contains the following coding sequences:
- the LOC137281237 gene encoding sulfotransferase 1A1-like: MNVVRIVDDGGDGASFLEADGEVLPNGDINAFRHLTGVNVRSDDILVSAYPKSGSHWLMEIIHFLLAGSLEVNDLQKMATMIDSSPETSYRDLPSPRLLNTHLRLEQLPADVLKKKVKLICVLRNPMDVAVSYYNFLRVLAFTDYNGKWGNFFRPYFNGKFCYGSWFDHTRHWEEVKRDNPDHPILTLFYEDFKENPMREAIKLRHFLGVDRSDDFVKQICEYCDFKSMRKRKATTEMGKYSFRKGEVGDWKNWFTVAQKEWFDQLYQEKMADLPIKFRYTLND; this comes from the exons ATGAACGTAGTCCGGATCGTTGACGATGGTGGAGACGGGGCGTCGTTCCTGGAGGCAGATGGAGAGGTGCTGCCCAATGGCGACATCAACGCCTTCCGCCACCTCACTGGTGTCAATGTCCGCAGCGACGACATCTTGGTATCAGCGTACCCAAAGTCAG GAAGCCATTGGCTGATGGAGATAATCCACTTCCTGTTGGCCGGAAGTCTAGAAGTCAATGACCTCCAAAAGATGGCCACCATGATAGACAGTTCGCCCGAGACATCATACAGAGACCTTCCTTCGCCCAGACTCCTAAACACGCACTTGCGCCTTGAACAACTTCCGGCGGATGTGTTAAAGAAAAAGGTGAAGCTGATCTGTGTGCTCCGGAATCCCATGGACGTCGCAGTGTCTTACTACAACTTCTTGCGCGTCCTCGCCTTCACCGACTACAACGGCAAATGGGGCAACTTCTTTAGACCATATTTCAACGGGAAAT TTTGTTATGGGTCGTGGTTCGACCACACCCGGCACTGGGAAGAAGTCAAGAGGGACaaccctgaccacccaattcttACCCTATTCTACGAGGACTTTAAAGAG AATCCCATGAGAGAGGCAATAAAACTGCGGCATTTCCTTGGTGTGGACAGATCTGATGACTTCGTGAAGCAGATCTGCGAGTATTGTGACTTCAAGTCAATGCGAAAACGAAAAGCAACAACGGAAATGGGGAAGTACTCCTTCCGGAAAG GTGAAGTGGGCGACTGGAAGAACTGGTTCACTGTGGCACAGAAAGAATGGTTTGATCAGCTCTACCAGGAGAAGATGGCGGATCTCCCCATAAAATTCAGATACACCCTAAACGACTGA